One region of Oryza glaberrima chromosome 7, OglaRS2, whole genome shotgun sequence genomic DNA includes:
- the LOC127780282 gene encoding uncharacterized protein LOC127780282: MAITTLLLTFLVALPGGAKAWHFCGSSGDVFAPNTTYQSNLALLSAGLAKNASSSPVLFAAGGVGDPPDTAYGLALCRGDTTNATACGACVAAAFQDGQQLCAYAREATVFYDPCYLRFSGRNFLAADGDNFAAYFSKVRNVTAPAEVFDAAVVALLNATADHAAAAAAAAASSPRRFATGVEAFRGWGVRDIYALVQCTPDMSPAGCRSCLAGIISWVNDPDYFSGSPTGRVLGVRCNYWYDVHPFFPGSPLLRLDAPAFDVAPPAPSPAPVAADSTPPADRAGRKRTTVIISASVACSIVFVLIISGSVFICLKRRKASKNQKTQIIPAPNKIKRGNCAIFDLPTLQIATDNFSDSNKLGEGGFGTVYRGKLGNGQKVAVKKLSQAQYTREGLNQLHNELQLLAELQHKNFVRLLGFCSHQDEMMLVYEHIKNGSLDIFLFDTSRGKTLNWEQRHNIILGIAKGILYLHEDSSIRIIHRDLKANNILLDENMNPKIADFGLGRLLGGGHTQTKTATVVGTYGYMAPEYVLFGKVSPKIDIFSFGVLVLEIVTGRRNSSFDNTYNAVNLLTEVWNCWTKGTALQLADQSLDGYSDSKVLRCIHIGLLCVQESPVDRPSISSVILMLTRRRIKLQQPRQPAFFFGGDFSSVYQQQHRHRNYMYDKSGVIVEDKFSVNDVTNTDPYVHRRAVSTEQLGPTCHSQPAPHGRVSAAMARHRVRCLLAAALLLVAPMAAAQPWQFCGQSGNFSANSAYQSNLRQLSATLPKNASAALFAAGSLGTVPDIVYALALCRGDIANASACESCVDNAFQGGQQLCPYNKDVFIVYDLCYLRFTNRNLLASATDNGSPMMLMNAQNASATAEVFDAAAATLLNATSSYAAANSSRRFATGEEAFDAADPTIYGLSQCTPDMSPDDCRSCLGDIIALIPQYFGRKRGARVIGTRCNYRYEVYPFFAGGSMLRLPAPAAPPAPPPAPGPANMTPPAPPGERKKNKSGTALAIALPLVVVLLATVAICFSVQRRRRRSRSKQQHSYSMQMGEDTESVDSLFIDLSTLSLFIDLSTLRAATGNFSETNRLGEGGFGSVYKGVLPNGEEIAVKRLSMSSGQGIEELKNELVLVAKLQHKNLVRLVGVCLQEHEKLLVYEYMPNRSIDTILFDLDRRRELDWGKRFRIINGIARGLQYLQEDSQLRIIHRDLKASNVLLDSDYTPKISDFGFARLFGGDQTREITCRVVGTYGYMAPEYAMRGHYSVKSDVFSFGILMIEIVTGRRSSGSLTFDQSNDLLSLVWEHWTMGTILEMMDPSLTSHAPRDQMLKCIHIGLLCVQDNPADRPMMSTVNVMLSSSTVSLQSPSKPSFFIPKSDTDSNIYSESHPLTSQSTASTGRSGGMSVNDLSITELEPR; encoded by the exons ATGGCGATCACTACGCTCCTCCTCACCTTCCTCGTCGCGCTACCCGGTGGTGCCAAGGCATGGCATTTctgcggcagcagcggcgacgtCTTCGCGCCGAACACCACGTACCAGTCCAACCTCGCGCTGCTCTCCGCCGGCCTCGCCAAgaacgcctcctcctccccggtcctcttcgccgccggcggggtcGGCGACCCGCCGGACACGGCCTACGGCCTCGCGCTCTGCCGCGGCGACACCACGAACGCCACCGCCTGCGGcgcgtgcgtcgccgccgcgttccaGGACGGGCAGCAGCTGTGCGCCTACGCCAGGGAGGCCACCGTGTTCTACGACCCCTGCTACCTCCGCTTCTCCGGCAGGaacttcctcgccgccgacggcgacaacTTCGCGGCCTACTTCAGCAAGGTGCGGAACGTGACCGCGCCGGCCGAGGTGTTCGACGCCGCCGTGGTCGCGCTCCTCAACGCCACCGCggaccacgcggcggcggcggcggcggcggcggcgagctcgcccaGGCGGTTCGCCACGGGCGTGGAGGCGTTCCGCGGCTGGGGCGTCCGCGACATCTACGCGCTGGTGCAGTGCACGCCGGACATGTCGCCGGCCGGCTGCCGGAGCTGCCTGGCCGGCATAATCTCGTGGGTGAACGATCCCGACTACTTCAGCGGGAGCCCGACCGGGAGGGTTCTTGGGGTGCGGTGCAACTACTGGTACGACGTGCATCCCTTCTTCCCGGGAAGCCCACTGCTGCGTCTCGACGCGCCGGCGTTTGATGTagcgccaccggcgccgtcacccgctccggtggcggcggactcGACACCACCGGCGGACAGAgcag GAAGAAAGAGGACAACTGTGATAATATCTGCATCAGTTGCTTGTTCCATTGTCTTTGTATTGATTATTTCAGGTTCTGTTTTCATCTGCTTGAAGAGGAGGAAGGCTTCCAAAAACCAGAAAA CTCAAATCATCCCAGCACCGAACAAAATCAAAAGAGGAAATTGCGCGATCTTCGATTTACCAACACTGCAAATTGCAACTGATAACTTCTCTGACAGTAATAAGCTCGGGGAAGGCGGTTTCGGTACTGTGTACAGG GGAAAGCTTGGTAATGGGCAAAAAGTAGCAGTGAAGAAGCTGTCACAGGCACAGTACACCAGAGAGGGACTGAACCAGCTGCACAATGAACTTCAGTTGTTGGCTGAGCTTCAGCACAAGAATTTTGTCAGATTACTGGGTTTTTGCTCGCATCAGGATGAGATGATGCTTGTTTATGAGCACATTAAGAACGGGAGCCTTGACATCTTTCTTTTTG ATACTAGTAGGGGGAAGACACTTAACTGGGAGCAACGGCACAATATCATTCTTGGAATCGCAAAGGGAATATTGTATCTTCACGAAGATTCGAGCATAAGGATCATTCACCGTGATTTGAAAGCGAACAATATATTGTTGGATGAAAACATGAACCCAAAAATCGCAGACTTTGGGTTGGGAAGGCTACTAGGAGGTGGCCATACTCAGACCAAGACGGCTACAGTTGTCGGAACATA CGGCTATATGGCGCCGGAGTATGTGCTATTTGGGAAAGTGTCACCTAAGATCGATATTTTCAGCTTTGGTGTTTTGGTTCTTGAAATTGTAACCGGGAGAAGGAATAGCAGTTTCGACAACACATACAACGCAGTGAATCTCCTGACAGAA GTGTGGAATTGCTGGACAAAGGGGACGGCACTGCAGCTGGCTGATCAATCACTTGATGGATATTCCGACAGCAAAGTGCTACGATGCATCCACATTGGTCTTCTTTGTGTCCAAGAGAGCCCAGTTGACAGGCCAAGCATATCTTCAGTGATTCTAATGTTAACCAGACGCAGAATAAAACTCCAGCAACCGCGACAACCGGCATTCTTCTTTGGAGGGGACTTCAGTTCAGTTTATCAACAACAACACAGACATCGCAACTACATGTATGATAAGTCTGGTGTGATTGTTGAGGATAAATTCTCTGTAAATGATGTCACCAATACTGATCCCTAT GTTCACAGGCGAGCAGTGAGCACCGAGCagctgggccccacctgtcattctcAGCCAGCACCACACG GACGGGTCTCCGCGGCCATGGCGCGCCACCGCGTACgctgcctcctcgccgccgcgctcctcctcgtcgcgccgatggcggcggcccAGCCGTGGCAGTTCTGCGGGCAGAGCGGCAACTTCTCGGCGAACAGCGCGTACCAGTCCAACCTCCGCCAGCTCTCCGCCACCCTCCCCAagaacgcctccgccgccctcttCGCGGCCGGCAGCCTCGGCACCGTCCCGGACATCGTCTACGCGCTCGCGCTCTGCCGCGGCGACATCGCCAACGCCTCCGCCTGCGAGTCCTGCGTCGACAACGCCTTCCAGGGGGGCCAGCAGCTGTGCCCCTACAACAAGGACGTGTTCATCGTCTACGACCTCTGCTACCTCCGCTTCACCAACCGCAacctcctcgcctccgccacGGACAACGGGAGCCCCATGATGCTCATGAACGCGCAGAacgcgagcgcgacggcggaggtgttcgacgccgccgccgccaccctcctcaaCGCCACCAGCAGCTACGCGGCGGCGAACTCGTCCAGGCGGTTCGCCACGGGGGAGGAGGCCTTCGATGCCGCCGACCCCACCATCTACGGGCTGTCCCAGTGCACGCCGGACATGTCGCCGGACGACTGCCGGAGCTGCCTCGGGGACATAATCGCGTTGATACCTCAGTACTTCGGCCGGAAGAGGGGCGCGAGGGTTATCGGGACGCGCTGCAACTACAGGTACGAGGTGTATCCTTTCTTCGCCGGAGGCTCGATGCTGCGgctcccggcgccggcggcgccgccggcgcctccgcctGCACCAGGACCAGCAAACATGACGCCACCGGCGCCCCCTGGAG aaagaaagaaaaataaaagtggCACAGCTCTAGCCATTGCACTGCCCCTAGTTGTTGTATTGCTGGCTACGGTTGCCATTTGTTTTTCTGTTCAGAGGCGGAGAAGAAGATCAAGGTCAAAACAGCAACATTCAT ATTCAATGCAAATGGGGGAGGACACTGAAAGCGTAGATTCTCTTTTTATCGATCTATCAACGCTTTCTCTTTTTATCGATCTATCAACGCTGCGTGCTGCGACAGGTAACTTTTCCGAGACAAATAGGCTTGGTGAAGGAGGATTTGGTTCAGTTTATAAG GGTGTCCTTCCTAATGGTGAAGAGATAGCTGTAAAGAGGCTCTCTATGAGTTCAGGACAAGGAATAGAAGAGCTAAAGAATGAGCTTGTTTTGGTCGCCAAACTTCAGCACAAGAATCTTGTTAGGCTTGTTGGTGTTTGCTTGCAAGAACATGAGAAATTGCTTGTGTATGAATACATGCCCAATAGAAGTATCGACACCATTCTATTTG ATCTTGACAGAAGGAGGGAATTAGACTGGGGAAAAAGATTTAGGATAATTAACGGAATTGCTCGAGGATTACAATATCTTCAAGAAGATTCTCAGCTGAGAATAATTCACCGGGACCTCAAAGCAAGCAATGTTCTATTGGACTCCGACTATACTCCTAAGATTTCGGATTTTGGTTTCGCAAGGCTATTTGGGGGTGATCAAACAAGGGAGATCACGTGCCGTGTTGTCGGAACATA CGGATATATGGCGCCAGAATATGCGATGCGTGGGCACTATTCTGTAAAGTCAGATGTCTTTAGCTTTGGCATATTGATGATAGAAATTGTGACAGGAAGGAGAAGCAGTGGTTCACTCACCTTTGATCAATCAAACGATCTCCTAAGTCTT GTATGGGAGCACTGGACCATGGGAACAATTTTGGAGATGATGGATCCATCACTCACAAGCCATGCTCCTCGAGACCAGATGCTGAAGTGTATTCACATTGGGCTACTGTGTGTTCAAGATAACCCAGCAGACAGACCTATGATGTCAACAGTGAATGTCATGCTTAGCAGCAGCACAGTGTCTCTTCAATCTCCATCCAAGCCATCATTTTTCATTCCCAAAAGTGACACAGACTCAAATATATACTCGGAATCACACCCACTAACTTCCCAATCGACTGCCTCGACCGGTAGGTCGGGAGGGATGTCAGTTAATGATTTGTCAATTACAGAGCTTGAACCAAGATAA